A genomic window from Fusarium falciforme chromosome 2, complete sequence includes:
- a CDS encoding BTB domain-containing protein — MPATRAEAAQVPNKDKFEKSISSKPFIFVVGEEHKEFHIHKELIGQLSPVLNALVNGNMKEAREGRVEWLDLDVDTFVRFAKFAYSGNYTPAEPELIVPAVPDDAVALMSALEEQVGKALTGGNVEEEEEEEEEAESSDPDDDSSASSEGSDTGEPIEVSSDDQETSEYSSSSEASSTLDNGGNGHVSRRPIDVSIDEYGIMHSYTALPYSLENYMIEWEKCLHYRYINRPDIPPHKRRRFDADVARIPPRPVNKKYEAMRIFIQPMYHPTPRAALRTGVNVNPHESYRPVFLSHARLYILADKYGVNRLRRLALARLHRTLTHYVVHRDRISDLVALAQEIFDNTMETDDARALIVNYFVCFIEDIQDSPELEEALRRGGDFSAMLVSKMATRRI, encoded by the exons ATGCCTGCTACGCGCGCCGAGGCGGCCCAGGTGCCCAACAAGGACAAGTTTGAGAA atccatctcttccaagcccttcatcttcgtcgttGGCGAAGAGCACAAAGAGTTTCACATCCACAAGGAACTCATCGGCCAGCTTTCGCCTGTCCTCAATGCCCTAGTTAATGGAAACATGAAGGAAGCCCGTGAGGGGCGCGTCGAGTGGCTTGACCTCGACGTCGACACTTTTGTTCGCTTCGCCAAGTTCGCCTACTCGGGCAACTACACCCCGGCGGAACCCGAGCTCATCGTCCCCGCCGTCCCAGACGATGCTGTCGCTCTCATGTCAGCACTGGAGGAGCAGGTTGGCAAGGCCTTGACTGGTGGGAacgttgaggaggaggaggaggaggaggaggaggcagaaTCATCGGACCCGGATGATGACTCTTCAGCTTCCAGCGAAGGCAGCGACACAGGCGAGCCCATCGAAGTCTCGTCTGACGATCAAGAGACGTCCGAAtactcttcttcctcggaaGCTTCATCTACGCTGGACAACGGCGGGAACGGACACGTGAGCCGACGCCCTATTGATGTGTCGATTGACGAGTACGGCATCATGCATTCGTACACCGCTCTACCTTATTCTCTTGAGAACTACATGATAGAGTGGGAAAAGTGCCTACACTACAGGTACATCAACCGCCCCGACATTCCCCCCCACAAGCGCCGACGTTTCGATGCCGACGTTGCCCGGATCCCGCCCAGACCCGTCAACAAAAAGTACGAGGCCATGCGCATCTTTATCCAGCCCATGTACCACCCAACTCCTCGCGCGGCCCTGCGCACCGGCGTCAACGTGAACCCCCACGAGTCATACCGGCCCGTCTTTCTAAGTCATGCGCGCCTGTACATCTTGGCCGACAAGTACGGCGTAAACCGCCTCCGCCGACTAGCCCTGGCCCGTCTTCACCGGACCCTCACTCACTACGTCGTCCACAGGGACAGAATCTCCGACCTCGTTGCCCTAGCGCAGGAGATATTTGACAACACCATGGAAACCGACGACGCACGTGCCCTCATTGTCAACTACTTTGTCTGCTTCATCGAGGACATCCAAGACAGCCCAGAGCTTGAAGAGGCCCTGCGTCGAGGAGGCGATTTCTCTGCTATGTTGGTCAGCAAGATGGCAACGCGTCGCATATGA